Below is a window of Solanum stenotomum isolate F172 chromosome 7, ASM1918654v1, whole genome shotgun sequence DNA.
AACTAAATAAAAGAAGAGACATGAATTGCATGGAACTAACACTTAGTTTGTTTTTTTCACTACAAGAAGATAGCACCAAAGACAAACTTCTTATCAAAAGGCTTCTTGTTTTCTAACTATATCCCCAAGAGCATCATCAGCCAAAATTTAATCAAGATGATAAAAAGAGTTAGTCTAATCTCCTAGCTAGCTAATATTCCACTTTCTTTATACcctaaaatacataaatcaaacCTCTCTATAACAGTATCAAGAACATATGATAATACTCATAACATAACGATATGAAAAAAACTTGATTGTTATAATGAAATACTGTTATAGATGATGATTGTTTTAGAAAGGTCTGATGATACGTACACCCCTACATGTTGTGATCTTCTCTTCTAAGCTTGTTCAAAAGAGTTGTGATAAGTGCATCCCTCTTCTCAGCTCTAGCTTCTTCTCTCATCCTTCTTTGTTCTTCCCTTTCTCTCCATCTTGTTTCCATCATTAGCCTCTCATTTTCTAAAGCCTCCATTGTTTGTCTCCATTCCATCTCTTTtattcttctctcttcttcttttgcttcATAAGCTTTTAACCATTGCATTTCCATTACCATTTGTTGCTtcatgaaatcatccaaaaTCTCCTTTAAACTACTCACTAAATTATTATTACCACCACTTGAATTACCAACAATAATATTTCCCTTaacctttcttttcttcttgcCAACTTTTTCTCCATCACTATCATCATTCTCTTCCTCTTCATCAGAAGAAATAGCCTTCTTCTTCGACCCGCTagctcctcctcctcctcctccaccaccacctTCTGCCTCTATCCATAGCATTCTTTGCATCCTAGCTGCAAAAATTGCTTGCAACTCATTGTAAAATGGAAATTGTTGTCTTAGAGCTTCAGGTTCAAGTGTCTCACATCCCTATAAAAAAATGAGTATAATTGAAATGCATAAAGTAAACATAACTACTTAATTCTACTAACAAACTTAACAACATCAAGGTCAAGATACTTAGCTTGTAGAGACGGTTCTAGAATTTAAACTTGAATAGTTCAATCTTTGATATTTTAGTCTCAAAATattgcttttataaaaaaatttatggatTCATAATTTAATGTTTGTTGAAACTCAAGTATTTTTTGTATTAAGTTTTGTATAGATTGCAGAGATATTCTAGAACTTAACTTTTGTTGAAACTTAAGTATTTTTTACATAGATATTTAGTTTTGTATATAGTTGAATATAAGGTGCATCTGGTCCTTCTAGCAA
It encodes the following:
- the LOC125871168 gene encoding trihelix transcription factor GT-3b, which encodes MDPHLHHHQHQHHLQQQQQQHQFSHQSVNIDTTSGGVNIGGGGDRFPQWSIQETRDFLMIRAELDQTFMETKRNKLLWEVIATKMKEKGYNRSPEQCKCKWKNLVTRYKGCETLEPEALRQQFPFYNELQAIFAARMQRMLWIEAEGGGGGGGGGASGSKKKAISSDEEEENDDSDGEKVGKKKRKVKGNIIVGNSSGGNNNLVSSLKEILDDFMKQQMVMEMQWLKAYEAKEEERRIKEMEWRQTMEALENERLMMETRWREREEQRRMREEARAEKRDALITTLLNKLRREDHNM